One window from the genome of Acuticoccus sp. I52.16.1 encodes:
- the cysG gene encoding siroheme synthase CysG yields MTRPMIPNDSSRRPAEAAPQRLGELAVLPVFLGLKGRRGVLAGGSEAATWKAEVLAAAGADVDVYAAEPTEEMLALIARGAADGSLTLHTRGWTPADLAGAAVAVCDAETEAEAQAFHDAAREAGAPVNVIDKPAFCQFQFGSIVNRSPVVVGISTDGAAPIVGQAVRRRVETLLPPGLADWGKLAAKVRAKVMDRLEMGRPRRVFWERFADLAFGNTAPPEDVDALIETAGRERQAGRVTLVGAGPGDAELMTLQALRALQACDVILFDDLVADEVLELARREAKRICVGKRGGRVSCKQEDITALMIRLAKQGRSVVRLKSGDPMIFGRAGEEIAAVRAAGIEISVVPGVTAASAMASILGTSLTHRDHAQTVSFTTGHSRHGKLPEGLDVAAIVGEGRTAVVYMGGRTSQAFVDRAREAGVAGDTPAVAMWNVARADQRIWRGVLEGLPAAVQAADDDGPLLIAIGGVFGAEAADLADLPEPVRQAIAAG; encoded by the coding sequence GTGACGAGACCGATGATTCCGAACGACAGCTCGCGTCGACCGGCTGAGGCTGCGCCGCAGCGCCTGGGGGAGCTTGCGGTTCTTCCGGTCTTCCTGGGCCTGAAGGGGCGCCGGGGGGTCCTGGCGGGCGGCAGCGAAGCGGCGACCTGGAAGGCCGAGGTGCTGGCCGCGGCCGGCGCCGACGTCGACGTCTATGCCGCCGAACCGACCGAGGAGATGCTGGCGCTGATCGCCCGCGGCGCCGCGGACGGCAGCCTGACGCTGCACACCCGCGGCTGGACCCCGGCCGACCTCGCGGGCGCCGCCGTCGCCGTGTGCGACGCGGAGACCGAGGCGGAGGCGCAGGCCTTCCATGACGCCGCGCGCGAGGCCGGCGCCCCGGTCAACGTGATCGACAAGCCGGCGTTCTGCCAGTTCCAGTTCGGCTCCATCGTCAACCGCTCGCCGGTGGTGGTCGGAATCTCGACCGACGGGGCGGCGCCGATCGTCGGCCAGGCGGTGCGCCGCCGGGTGGAGACGCTGCTGCCGCCGGGCCTCGCCGATTGGGGCAAGCTCGCCGCCAAGGTGCGCGCCAAGGTGATGGACCGGCTGGAGATGGGGCGTCCGCGCCGCGTCTTCTGGGAGCGCTTCGCCGACCTCGCGTTCGGCAACACCGCGCCGCCCGAGGACGTCGACGCTCTGATCGAGACCGCGGGGCGGGAGCGTCAGGCCGGCCGTGTGACCCTCGTCGGCGCGGGGCCGGGCGATGCCGAGCTGATGACGCTGCAGGCGCTGCGGGCGCTCCAGGCGTGCGACGTGATCCTGTTCGACGATCTCGTCGCCGACGAGGTGCTGGAGCTCGCCCGGCGCGAGGCGAAGCGGATCTGCGTCGGCAAGCGCGGCGGCCGCGTCTCGTGCAAGCAGGAGGACATCACCGCGCTGATGATCCGCCTCGCCAAGCAGGGCCGCAGCGTGGTGCGGCTGAAGTCGGGCGACCCGATGATCTTCGGCCGCGCGGGCGAGGAGATCGCCGCGGTGCGCGCCGCGGGCATCGAGATCTCGGTGGTGCCGGGCGTGACGGCGGCCTCGGCGATGGCGTCGATCCTCGGCACGTCGCTCACCCACCGCGACCATGCCCAGACGGTCAGCTTCACCACCGGCCACTCGCGGCACGGCAAGCTTCCCGAGGGGCTGGACGTCGCCGCGATCGTCGGCGAGGGCCGCACGGCGGTGGTCTACATGGGCGGCCGCACGTCCCAAGCGTTCGTCGACCGGGCCCGCGAGGCGGGCGTGGCGGGCGATACCCCGGCGGTGGCGATGTGGAACGTCGCGCGGGCCGACCAGCGAATCTGGCGCGGCGTGCTCGAAGGCCTCCCGGCGGCGGTGCAGGCGGCGGACGACGACGGCCCGCTGCTGATCGCGATCGGCGGCGTCTTCGGTGCCGAGGCGGCGGACCTCGCGGACCTTCCCGAGCCCGTCCGCCAGGCGATCGCCGCGGGCTGA
- a CDS encoding SDR family NAD(P)-dependent oxidoreductase encodes MNKIDLEGRVAAVTGGAQGIGLAVAKRLAAGGAKVSIWDRDEKLGKAAAAELGCDFRSLEQTDELAVSSVVKSVESDLGAVDVLIACAGIAGANAPVKDYDPAEWRRIIDINLNGVFYLNRAVVPGMIARNYGRIVNVASIAGKEGNPNASAYSASKAGVVALTKSLGKELAGHDIGVNCVTPAAARTRIFDQMKQEHIDYMLSKIPRNRFLEVDEAAAMIAWLASADNSFTTGAVFDLSGGRATY; translated from the coding sequence ATGAACAAGATCGACCTCGAAGGCCGCGTCGCCGCCGTCACGGGCGGGGCGCAAGGGATCGGGCTGGCCGTCGCCAAGCGCCTCGCCGCCGGCGGCGCCAAGGTTTCCATCTGGGACCGCGACGAGAAGCTCGGCAAGGCCGCCGCCGCCGAGCTCGGCTGCGACTTCCGCTCGCTGGAGCAGACCGACGAGCTCGCCGTCTCCTCGGTGGTCAAGTCCGTCGAGAGCGATCTCGGCGCGGTGGACGTGCTGATCGCCTGTGCGGGGATCGCCGGCGCCAACGCCCCGGTGAAGGACTACGACCCGGCCGAGTGGCGCCGCATCATCGACATCAACCTCAACGGCGTCTTCTACCTCAACCGCGCCGTGGTGCCGGGGATGATCGCGCGCAACTACGGCCGCATCGTCAACGTGGCGTCCATCGCGGGCAAGGAGGGCAACCCCAACGCGTCGGCCTACTCGGCCTCCAAGGCGGGCGTCGTCGCGCTGACGAAGTCGCTCGGCAAGGAACTCGCGGGGCACGACATCGGCGTCAACTGCGTGACGCCGGCGGCCGCCCGCACCCGCATCTTCGACCAGATGAAGCAGGAGCACATCGACTACATGCTGTCGAAGATCCCGCGCAATCGCTTCCTGGAAGTCGACGAAGCGGCCGCGATGATCGCCTGGCTGGCCTCGGCCGACAATTCCTTCACCACCGGCGCCGTGTTCGACCTCTCCGGCGGCCGCGCCACCTACTGA
- a CDS encoding TRAP transporter large permease: MTVAVLFGLFTVLLVVGVPIAFAMGLSAVTVVLFFMNVPLVLLPQRFFSSLDSFPLMAIPLFILAGNLMNVSGITEAIVRFASALIGHIRGGLAQVNIATSLMFSGISGSAAADVAAVGSMLLPAMKKEGYKPEWSAVITAASAILGPILPPSLLMVLYGAMTGLSIGTLFLAGILPGIVIALFLMALTWVKADSIGGKRYPRASKSEVGGAFLAALPAMVLPLLIIGGIQSGFFTATEAGVLAVVYALLYGFVTGKLGPGRAWNHLRDAAVATSSILIILGGAALFSWIIAREGFPAQIADALTTLTQNPYLALGLIVAALLVLGMFVETISALILVTPMLAPIGAAYGIDPIHFAIVTIISVLLGSITPPVAIILILACRIGGVDYAKVMKPFIPYFLIILAGLIVITYVPAVTLSVPRLFGGYGG, translated from the coding sequence ATGACCGTCGCCGTTCTCTTCGGCCTCTTCACGGTGCTCCTCGTGGTGGGCGTGCCGATCGCCTTCGCGATGGGCCTCTCCGCCGTCACGGTGGTGCTGTTCTTCATGAACGTGCCGCTGGTGCTGCTGCCGCAGCGCTTCTTCTCCTCGCTCGATTCCTTCCCGCTGATGGCGATTCCGCTCTTCATCCTGGCGGGCAACCTGATGAACGTGTCGGGCATCACCGAGGCGATCGTGCGCTTCGCCTCGGCGCTCATCGGCCACATCCGCGGCGGCCTGGCGCAGGTCAACATCGCCACCTCGCTGATGTTCTCCGGCATCTCCGGCTCGGCCGCGGCGGACGTCGCGGCGGTCGGCTCCATGCTGCTGCCGGCGATGAAGAAGGAGGGCTACAAGCCCGAGTGGTCGGCCGTGATCACCGCCGCGTCGGCCATCCTGGGGCCGATCCTGCCCCCTTCCCTCCTCATGGTGCTCTACGGCGCGATGACGGGGCTCTCCATCGGCACGCTCTTCCTCGCCGGGATCCTGCCGGGCATCGTCATCGCGCTGTTCCTGATGGCGCTGACCTGGGTGAAGGCCGATTCCATCGGCGGCAAGCGCTACCCGCGCGCGTCGAAATCCGAGGTCGGCGGGGCATTCCTCGCCGCGCTGCCGGCGATGGTGCTGCCGCTCCTCATCATCGGCGGCATCCAGTCCGGGTTCTTCACCGCCACCGAGGCGGGCGTGCTGGCGGTCGTGTACGCGCTGCTCTACGGCTTCGTCACCGGCAAGCTCGGCCCCGGCCGTGCCTGGAACCACCTGCGCGACGCCGCCGTCGCTACATCGTCGATCCTCATCATCCTGGGCGGCGCGGCGCTGTTCTCCTGGATCATCGCGCGCGAGGGCTTCCCGGCACAGATCGCCGACGCTCTGACCACCCTGACCCAGAACCCCTATTTGGCGCTCGGCCTGATCGTCGCCGCGCTCCTGGTGCTGGGGATGTTCGTCGAGACCATCTCGGCGCTTATCCTGGTGACGCCGATGCTGGCACCGATCGGCGCCGCCTACGGCATCGACCCGATCCACTTCGCCATCGTCACCATCATCTCGGTGCTGCTGGGCTCGATCACGCCGCCGGTGGCGATCATCCTCATCCTCGCCTGCCGCATCGGCGGGGTGGACTACGCCAAGGTGATGAAGCCCTTCATCCCCTACTTCCTCATCATCCTCGCCGGCCTGATCGTCATCACCTACGTGCCGGCCGTCACGCTCTCGGTGCCGCGCCTGTTCGGCGGCTACGGCGGCTGA
- the rhmD gene encoding L-rhamnonate dehydratase, protein MAVPVIKHVRASVVRGGGADYHDQGADHWIDDNISTPMSKYPAYRASRQSFGINVLGTLLVEIETDTGHRGFAVTTAGEPGAYIVEKHLARFLEGRKVTDIELMWDQMYNATIYYGRRGLVLNVISGVDLALWDLLGQVRQEPVHAMIGGAVRDEITFYATGARPDLAKEMGFIGGKMPLRFGPAQGEDGLNEAVEHVAKMRDKVGPDFWLMYDCWMSLTVEYATRLANRLAPIGFKWIEECLSPDDYWGYAELRRNVPRGMLVTTGEHEATRWGFRMLLEMDCCDIIQPDVNWCGGLTELKKISALADAHGKLVVPHGSSVYSYHFVCTQQNSPFAEFLMMAPKADKVVPMFSPMLEGEPVPVNGKIKMSELDKPGFGVTLADDLTLERPYTH, encoded by the coding sequence ATGGCGGTACCAGTGATCAAGCACGTCCGTGCCAGCGTCGTGCGCGGCGGCGGCGCGGACTACCACGATCAGGGCGCCGATCACTGGATCGACGACAACATCTCGACGCCGATGTCGAAGTATCCGGCCTATCGCGCCAGCCGCCAGTCCTTCGGTATCAACGTCCTCGGCACGCTGCTGGTCGAGATCGAGACCGACACCGGGCACCGCGGCTTCGCCGTCACCACGGCGGGCGAGCCGGGCGCCTACATCGTCGAGAAGCACCTCGCCCGCTTCCTGGAAGGCCGCAAGGTCACCGACATCGAGCTGATGTGGGATCAGATGTACAACGCGACCATCTACTACGGTCGCCGCGGTCTGGTGCTCAATGTCATCTCCGGCGTCGACCTGGCGCTGTGGGATCTCCTCGGTCAGGTGCGCCAGGAGCCGGTGCACGCCATGATCGGCGGCGCGGTGCGCGACGAGATCACCTTCTACGCCACCGGCGCCCGGCCGGACCTTGCCAAGGAGATGGGCTTCATCGGCGGCAAGATGCCGCTGCGCTTCGGCCCGGCCCAGGGCGAGGACGGCCTCAACGAGGCGGTCGAGCACGTCGCCAAGATGCGCGACAAGGTCGGCCCGGACTTCTGGCTGATGTACGACTGCTGGATGAGCCTCACGGTCGAGTACGCGACGCGCCTCGCCAACCGCCTGGCGCCGATCGGCTTCAAGTGGATCGAAGAGTGCCTCTCGCCGGACGACTATTGGGGTTATGCGGAGCTGCGCCGCAACGTGCCGCGCGGCATGCTCGTCACCACCGGCGAGCACGAGGCGACCCGCTGGGGCTTCCGCATGCTCCTCGAGATGGACTGCTGCGACATCATCCAGCCGGACGTGAACTGGTGCGGCGGCCTGACCGAGCTGAAGAAGATCTCGGCGCTGGCGGACGCGCACGGCAAGCTCGTCGTCCCGCACGGGTCGAGCGTCTATTCTTACCACTTCGTCTGCACCCAGCAGAACAGCCCGTTCGCCGAGTTCCTGATGATGGCCCCCAAGGCCGACAAGGTGGTGCCGATGTTCTCGCCGATGCTGGAGGGCGAGCCGGTGCCGGTGAACGGCAAGATCAAGATGTCCGAGCTCGACAAGCCGGGCTTCGGCGTGACGCTCGCCGACGACCTGACGCTCGAGCGGCCGTACACGCACTGA
- the nirD gene encoding nitrite reductase small subunit NirD translates to MTSLVKVGRVADIPVLGARCVTTPGGRIGVFRTADDQIFAIDNRCPHKGGPLSEGIVHGTSVTCPLHSTVISLATGQVEGPDGGGVATIPVEVVDGEIFLRLAVREAA, encoded by the coding sequence ATGACCTCGCTCGTGAAGGTCGGCCGCGTCGCCGACATCCCCGTCCTCGGCGCGCGCTGCGTGACGACGCCCGGCGGCCGCATCGGCGTCTTCCGCACCGCCGACGATCAGATCTTCGCCATCGACAACCGCTGCCCGCACAAAGGCGGCCCATTGTCGGAGGGGATCGTCCACGGCACGTCCGTCACCTGCCCGCTGCACAGCACCGTCATCTCGCTCGCCACGGGTCAGGTGGAGGGGCCGGACGGCGGCGGCGTCGCGACCATCCCGGTGGAGGTGGTGGACGGCGAGATCTTCCTGCGCCTCGCGGTTCGCGAGGCGGCGTGA
- a CDS encoding fumarylacetoacetate hydrolase family protein, with translation MKLLRIGEPGHEKPAILDSEGTARDLSGIVDDIAGDVLTPEGLERLRGVDPATLPALPAGRIGPCVGAIGKFICIGLNYADHAAESGMAVPTEPVMFMKATSAVCGPNDDVLVPRGSDKCDWEVELGVVIGKGGVYISPEDAMSHVAGYCVVNDVSERAFQIERGGQWVKGKSADTFGPIGPWLVTADEVDPQNLSMWLEVDGHRYQDGSTQTMVFGVAHLVHYLSQFMSLQPGDVISTGTPPGVGMGQKPPVYLKGGETMKLGIEGLGTQTQKVGNA, from the coding sequence ATGAAGCTCCTGCGCATCGGCGAGCCGGGCCACGAAAAGCCCGCCATCCTCGACTCCGAAGGCACCGCCCGCGACCTCTCCGGCATCGTCGACGACATCGCCGGCGACGTCCTGACGCCGGAGGGCCTCGAGCGCCTCCGCGGCGTCGACCCCGCGACACTTCCCGCCCTCCCCGCGGGCCGCATCGGCCCCTGCGTCGGCGCGATCGGCAAGTTCATCTGCATCGGCCTCAACTACGCCGACCATGCAGCCGAGAGCGGCATGGCCGTGCCGACCGAGCCTGTCATGTTCATGAAGGCGACCTCCGCCGTGTGCGGCCCCAACGACGACGTGCTGGTCCCGCGCGGGTCCGACAAGTGCGACTGGGAGGTCGAGCTGGGCGTCGTGATCGGCAAGGGCGGGGTCTACATCTCGCCCGAGGACGCGATGAGCCACGTCGCCGGCTACTGCGTCGTCAACGACGTGTCGGAACGCGCGTTCCAGATCGAGCGCGGCGGGCAGTGGGTGAAGGGCAAGTCCGCGGACACCTTCGGCCCGATCGGCCCCTGGCTCGTCACCGCCGACGAGGTCGATCCGCAGAACCTCTCGATGTGGCTGGAGGTCGACGGGCACCGCTACCAGGACGGCTCGACCCAGACCATGGTGTTCGGCGTCGCCCACCTCGTCCACTACCTGTCGCAGTTCATGTCGCTGCAGCCGGGCGACGTGATCTCCACCGGGACGCCCCCCGGCGTCGGCATGGGGCAGAAGCCGCCGGTCTACCTGAAGGGCGGCGAGACGATGAAGCTCGGCATCGAAGGGCTGGGGACGCAGACGCAGAAGGTCGGCAACGCCTGA
- a CDS encoding TRAP transporter substrate-binding protein → MTFMTSARLTVAALLGTAMLAGPAAAQTTIRLAHHLQENSEQHLAATRLKELVEERSNGELKMEILPAGQLGGQREIIEGVQFGTIEMGFGESGLYANYVPGFGILTLPYLYTGPEHWEAVVTGEIGQTMVDQLEEATGLVLTNWMLSGYRDTYTTDRVIETPADFEGLKIRVPESPVFIETFAALGAEPTPIPFTELYTALQSGVVAAMEGTPESGMTQRMYEVTKHLNKTRHILFDGSFVTSRMFLDSLSEENQKILMDAAAEVARMQIDEQAAREADWFEKLAETGIEIHDVDPAPFREVLTPVQDAFAEDAGATDALAQIRELGAQ, encoded by the coding sequence ATGACATTCATGACTTCCGCGCGGCTGACGGTGGCGGCGCTTCTGGGCACGGCGATGCTCGCCGGCCCGGCCGCCGCGCAGACGACGATCCGCCTCGCCCACCATCTGCAGGAGAACTCCGAGCAGCACCTCGCCGCCACGCGGCTGAAGGAGCTGGTGGAAGAGCGCTCCAACGGCGAGCTGAAGATGGAGATCCTCCCCGCCGGCCAGCTCGGCGGTCAGCGCGAAATCATCGAGGGCGTGCAGTTCGGCACCATCGAGATGGGCTTCGGCGAGAGCGGGCTCTACGCCAACTACGTGCCGGGCTTCGGCATCCTCACCCTCCCCTACCTCTACACCGGGCCGGAGCACTGGGAAGCGGTCGTCACCGGCGAGATTGGCCAGACGATGGTCGACCAGCTCGAGGAGGCCACCGGTCTCGTTCTCACCAACTGGATGCTGTCGGGTTACCGCGACACCTACACCACCGACCGCGTGATCGAGACCCCGGCAGACTTCGAGGGCCTCAAGATCCGCGTGCCCGAGAGCCCGGTCTTCATCGAGACGTTCGCCGCGCTGGGCGCCGAGCCGACGCCGATCCCGTTCACCGAGCTCTACACCGCGCTGCAGTCCGGCGTGGTCGCGGCGATGGAAGGGACCCCCGAGTCCGGCATGACGCAGCGCATGTACGAGGTGACGAAGCACCTCAACAAGACGCGGCACATCCTGTTCGACGGCTCGTTCGTCACCTCGCGCATGTTCCTCGACAGCCTGTCGGAGGAGAACCAGAAGATCCTGATGGACGCCGCCGCCGAGGTCGCCCGCATGCAGATCGACGAGCAGGCCGCCCGTGAGGCCGACTGGTTCGAGAAGCTCGCCGAGACCGGCATCGAGATCCACGACGTCGACCCGGCGCCGTTCCGCGAGGTGCTGACCCCGGTGCAGGACGCGTTCGCCGAGGACGCCGGCGCCACCGACGCGCTTGCGCAGATTCGCGAACTCGGCGCTCAGTGA
- a CDS encoding TRAP transporter small permease — protein sequence MADGIAAVLAAVLTVVFAVMIALVFLQVVDRFAPWFSYFWTEEVVRILLVWTVMLGLPVVLYIHGEIIVDLLPLPPAATIWRLRLATLLGAVFLGFLAWYGYKFAAQSANFRLPTLGISRGWIYAPIPIGAALGILALLVRRESGAHAYPLAEGDDTPVNFS from the coding sequence GTGGCTGATGGGATCGCTGCCGTTCTGGCGGCGGTCCTCACAGTCGTTTTCGCGGTGATGATCGCCCTGGTGTTTCTCCAGGTGGTCGATCGCTTCGCCCCCTGGTTCTCCTACTTCTGGACCGAAGAGGTGGTCCGCATCCTCCTGGTCTGGACCGTGATGCTCGGCCTGCCGGTCGTGCTCTACATCCACGGCGAGATCATCGTCGACCTGCTGCCGCTGCCGCCCGCCGCCACCATCTGGCGCCTGCGGCTGGCGACGCTGCTGGGCGCCGTCTTCCTCGGCTTCCTCGCCTGGTACGGGTACAAGTTCGCCGCCCAGTCGGCCAACTTCCGCCTTCCCACGCTCGGCATCTCGCGCGGCTGGATCTACGCTCCGATCCCCATCGGCGCGGCGCTCGGCATCCTCGCCCTCCTCGTTCGCCGGGAGAGCGGCGCGCACGCCTACCCGCTCGCCGAAGGCGACGACACTCCGGTGAACTTCTCATGA
- a CDS encoding nitrate reductase, with amino-acid sequence MDAAPAAPSAVATTCPYCGVGCGVLATATANGVDIAGDRSHPSNFGRLCSKGSALGETVGPEDRLLHPEIHGARATWDAAVGTIADAFRAAIAEHGPDSVALYVSGQLLTEDYYAANKLMKGFIGTANIDTNSRLCMASSVAGHRRAFGTDTVPGVYEDLEAADLLVLVGSNLAWCHPVLFQRVAAAKAARPEMTIVVVDPRATATTVAADLHLALTPDTDVALFTGLLAHLAEGGRTDHAYVSAHTEGFDDALANAAGWSVARVAEATGLAAADVARFYALVAATDRTVTVYSQGVNQSSCGTDKVGAIINTHLATGRIGRPGTGPFSVTGQPNAMGGREVGGLANMLACHMDIEDPVHRGIVQRFWNAPVIAARPGLKAVDLFEAVHDGRIKALWVMATNPADSMPDAGRVEEALRRVPFLAVSDVVASTDTLRHAHVKLPAAAWGEKDGTVTNSERRISRQRAFLPLPGEARPDWRAIADVAARMGFGDAFAWSGPAAIFDEYARLSGSQNDDTRDFDISGLAGLSRHGYHALAPVQWPVPAGAPMAGRPATRFFAAGRFYTPSRRARFVAPEPRRAAEKPRRYPFTLNTGRVRDHWHTMTRTGRSQRLSSHIGEPFVEIHPDAAAAHGIGPADLVRVTSPRGAIVVRALVTDRVAPEALFVPMHWTDQTSADARVDRLVAPTVDPISGQPALKFSFARVERFAAETYGYAVSTRPIPTAGLAYWASARVAAGTALEFAGDGLDPRPLAERLLDTGDLVGVIDAAAGTARFAAVVDGCLAGAIFMATGPVAVSRAYMTGMLGEAVPSAGAVLAGRPGADQPDPGPIICSCFKVGANQIAAAAVDGARTVAAIGDALQAGTNCGSCRTEIARILTRVGDETDDSERQLASTG; translated from the coding sequence ATGGACGCCGCGCCCGCCGCCCCGAGCGCCGTCGCGACGACGTGTCCTTACTGCGGCGTCGGATGCGGCGTCCTCGCGACCGCGACGGCGAACGGGGTCGATATCGCCGGCGACCGCAGCCACCCGTCCAACTTCGGCCGCCTCTGCTCCAAGGGATCGGCGCTCGGCGAGACGGTGGGGCCGGAGGACCGCCTGCTCCATCCCGAGATCCACGGCGCCCGCGCCACATGGGACGCGGCCGTCGGCACCATCGCCGACGCCTTCCGCGCCGCGATCGCGGAGCACGGCCCGGATTCGGTGGCGCTCTACGTCTCCGGCCAGCTCCTGACCGAGGACTACTACGCCGCCAACAAGCTGATGAAGGGATTCATCGGCACCGCCAACATCGACACCAACTCGCGCCTGTGCATGGCCTCGTCCGTCGCCGGCCACCGGCGCGCCTTCGGGACCGACACGGTGCCCGGCGTCTACGAGGACCTCGAGGCGGCCGACCTCCTGGTGCTGGTCGGGTCCAACCTCGCCTGGTGCCACCCGGTGCTGTTCCAGCGCGTCGCAGCCGCCAAGGCCGCCCGGCCGGAGATGACGATCGTCGTCGTCGACCCGCGCGCCACGGCCACCACCGTCGCCGCCGACCTGCACTTGGCGCTGACGCCCGACACCGACGTCGCGCTGTTCACCGGCCTCCTGGCGCATCTCGCGGAAGGGGGCCGGACGGACCACGCCTACGTGAGCGCTCATACCGAGGGCTTCGACGACGCGCTCGCCAACGCCGCCGGCTGGTCGGTCGCGCGGGTGGCCGAGGCGACGGGTCTCGCGGCGGCGGACGTCGCCCGCTTCTACGCCCTGGTGGCGGCGACGGATCGGACCGTCACCGTCTACAGCCAGGGCGTGAACCAGTCGTCCTGCGGCACCGACAAGGTGGGCGCGATCATCAACACGCACCTCGCCACCGGGCGTATCGGCCGGCCGGGGACGGGGCCCTTCTCCGTCACCGGTCAGCCCAACGCCATGGGCGGGCGCGAGGTGGGCGGCCTCGCCAACATGCTCGCCTGCCACATGGACATCGAGGACCCGGTCCACCGCGGCATCGTCCAGCGCTTCTGGAACGCGCCGGTTATCGCGGCCCGGCCCGGCCTCAAGGCGGTCGACCTCTTCGAGGCGGTGCACGACGGGCGCATCAAGGCGCTGTGGGTGATGGCGACCAACCCGGCCGATTCGATGCCGGACGCCGGCCGCGTCGAGGAGGCGCTGCGGCGCGTGCCCTTCCTCGCCGTCTCCGACGTCGTTGCCTCCACCGATACGCTGCGCCACGCCCACGTGAAGCTCCCCGCCGCGGCGTGGGGCGAGAAGGACGGCACGGTGACCAATTCCGAACGCCGCATCTCGCGCCAACGCGCCTTCCTGCCGCTGCCGGGCGAGGCGCGTCCGGACTGGCGCGCCATCGCCGACGTCGCGGCCCGCATGGGCTTCGGCGACGCGTTCGCCTGGTCCGGTCCCGCCGCCATCTTCGACGAGTACGCCCGCCTCTCCGGCAGCCAGAACGACGACACCCGCGACTTCGACATTTCGGGCCTCGCCGGCCTCTCACGTCACGGCTACCACGCATTGGCGCCGGTGCAGTGGCCGGTGCCGGCGGGGGCGCCGATGGCGGGCCGGCCGGCGACGCGCTTCTTCGCCGCCGGCCGCTTCTACACGCCCTCGCGCCGTGCCCGGTTCGTCGCGCCCGAGCCGCGCCGGGCGGCCGAGAAGCCGCGCCGCTACCCCTTCACGCTCAACACCGGCCGTGTGCGCGACCATTGGCACACGATGACCCGAACCGGCCGCTCGCAACGTCTGTCGAGCCACATCGGCGAGCCGTTCGTGGAGATCCACCCGGACGCGGCGGCGGCCCACGGCATCGGCCCGGCGGACCTCGTGCGTGTCACCAGCCCGCGCGGGGCCATCGTGGTGCGCGCATTGGTGACGGACCGCGTCGCGCCGGAGGCGCTCTTCGTGCCGATGCACTGGACAGATCAGACCAGCGCCGATGCGCGGGTCGACCGGCTGGTCGCTCCCACGGTCGACCCGATCTCCGGGCAGCCGGCGCTCAAGTTCTCGTTCGCGCGGGTCGAGCGCTTCGCGGCCGAGACCTACGGCTACGCGGTGTCGACGCGCCCGATCCCGACGGCTGGACTGGCCTACTGGGCGAGCGCGCGCGTCGCCGCCGGGACAGCCCTGGAATTCGCCGGCGACGGGCTGGACCCGCGCCCGCTCGCCGAGCGCTTGCTGGACACCGGCGACCTCGTCGGCGTGATCGACGCGGCGGCCGGCACCGCGCGCTTCGCCGCGGTCGTGGACGGGTGCCTCGCGGGGGCGATCTTCATGGCGACAGGTCCCGTCGCGGTTTCGCGCGCCTATATGACAGGAATGCTCGGCGAGGCCGTTCCCAGCGCGGGGGCGGTGCTGGCAGGGCGTCCGGGCGCGGATCAGCCCGATCCGGGGCCGATCATCTGCTCCTGCTTCAAGGTGGGCGCGAACCAGATCGCCGCGGCGGCCGTTGACGGCGCGCGGACGGTCGCCGCAATTGGAGACGCGTTGCAAGCCGGCACGAATTGTGGATCGTGCCGAACCGAGATCGCACGAATCCTGACGAGAGTGGGTGACGAGACCGATGATTCCGAACGACAGCTCGCGTCGACCGGCTGA